In Xiphias gladius isolate SHS-SW01 ecotype Sanya breed wild chromosome 6, ASM1685928v1, whole genome shotgun sequence, a single genomic region encodes these proteins:
- the LOC120791084 gene encoding torsin-1A-interacting protein 2-like isoform X1 yields the protein MDSKDSENKVSRPVRRSTRQTSVKVLSIEPTPRGPLKRIKKGAENRAPVAAVNGSRHKENGSEDEEGPSKKIRLDTERAEGGSGDENEMDVQESAEDMESDQNQEMDMERQDSSHGSHPPKICRADAIGDVNLFPRVVLHERCRSSHGVNEDAEWIKTNRVKPSTKGPAAPTKSAMQSRPPPNRHDVLIPKITSMAEYRKTMETKAKGAAIRRVNHLIQKDPASEKCTTERLNNIPIKKRTVQHKKQGFMWYLWSLVLLALLSSAALLAYNKIPVVQRVADLGRHLSRAVKPEMFANQLSILEAQFPSQRPELWKRSKIHLERHLKTAQPTAPVSLIFTAGRRAERTLHCLAEGLASSFSSALNASVLHIDGASKASQDSDEVKLDIDNQLKAAFEGGKPVAVIHRLEELPPGSTLIFYRYCDHESAAYKQVFLLFTVLLPQDEISSGCLKDVEEMVQDYVKERLVGSSSQTSFNEMDTDKYSGLWSRISHLILPVVSEEEVEEKGC from the exons ATGGATTCCAAGGATTCTGAAAATAAGGTTTCTCGCCCCGTGAGACGATCGACAAGGCAGACGTCCGTTAAAG TACTGAGTATCGAGCCGACCCCCAGGGGTCCTCTGAAGAGGATCAAAAAGGGCGCAGAAAACCGAGCTCCTGTTGCAGCTGTTAATGGTTCCAGACATAAGGAGAATGGCTCGGAGGATGAAG AGGGCCCTAGCAAGAAGATCCGGCTGGACACCGAGAGGGCAGAAGGCGGCAGTGGTGATGAGAATGAGATGGATGTCCAGGAGTCAGCTGAAGATATGGAGAGCGATCAAAACCAGGAAATGGATATGGAGAGGCAGGATTCCTCTCATGGCAGTCATCCACCCAAAATATGCCGAG CAGACGCCATTGGAGATGTGAATTTATTCCCTCGTGTAGTGCTCCATGAACGCTGCCGATCCAGTCACGGTGTAAATGAAGATGCAGAATGGATTAAAACCAATAGAG taaaaccATCAACCAAAGGACCTGCAGCCCCCACCAAGTCTGCCATGCAAAGCAGACCACCACCAAACAGACATGATGTGCTGATCCCCAAGATCACCAGCATGGCTGAGTACAGGAAGACGATGGAGACCAAAGCCAAGGGCGCTG CCATACGCAGAGTTAACCACCTTATCCAAAAGGATCCAGCCTCAGAGAAATGCACAACAGAACGTTTGAATAACAttccaattaaaaaaagaacggTCCAGCACAAGAAACAAG gattCATGTGGTATTTATGGTCTTTGGTTCTCTTGGCGCTGCTCAGTTCCGCTGCATTGCTGGCATACAACAAAATCCCTGTGGTCCAAAGGGTCGCAGATCTTGGAAGGCATTTATCCAGGGCTGTGAAGCCGGAAATGTTTGCAAATCAATTGTCTATTCTTGAGGCTCAGTTCCCCAGTCAGCGGCCCGAGTTGTGGAAGAGGAGCAAGATACACCTGGAAAGGCACCTCAAAACAGCCCAGCCCACAGCGCCAGTGAGTCTGATCTTCACTGCTGGCCGCAGGGCTGAGAGGACGCTGCACTGCCTGGCTGAGGGACTGGCCTCCTCCTTCTCGTCTGCCCTCAATGCCTCCGTTCTCCACATCGATGGAGCGAGCAAAGCCAGCCAGGATAGCGATGAAGTGAAGCTGGACATTGATAACCAGCTGAAGGCAGCCTTTGAAGGTGGTAAACCTGTGGCAGTCATTCATCGCCTCGAGGAGCTGCCTCCAGGCTCTACCCTTATTTTTTATCGCTACTGTGACCACGAGAGCGCCGCATACAAGCAGGTCTTCTTGTTGTTTACTGTGCTACTGCCTCAAGATGAGATCAGCAGTGGTTGTCTGAAGGATGTGGAGGAGATGGTGCAAGACTATGTTAAGGAGAGGCTGGTGGGCTCCAGCAGCCAAACTTCCTTCAATGAAATGGACACTGACAAGTACAGTGGACTGTGGAGCCGCATCTCCCACCTGATCTTGCCTGTGGTGTctgaggaggaagtggaggagaaagGATGCTGA
- the LOC120791084 gene encoding torsin-1A-interacting protein 2-like isoform X3: MDSKDSENKVSRPVRRSTRQTSVKVLSIEPTPRGPLKRIKKGAENRAPVAAVNGSRHKENGSEDEEGPSKKIRLDTERAEGGSGDENEMDVQESAEDMESDQNQEMDMERQDSSHGSHPPKICRDAIGDVNLFPRVVLHERCRSSHGVNEDAEWIKTNRVKPSTKGPAAPTKSAMQSRPPPNRHDVLIPKITSMAEYRKTMETKAKGAAIRRVNHLIQKDPASEKCTTERLNNIPIKKRTVQHKKQGFMWYLWSLVLLALLSSAALLAYNKIPVVQRVADLGRHLSRAVKPEMFANQLSILEAQFPSQRPELWKRSKIHLERHLKTAQPTAPVSLIFTAGRRAERTLHCLAEGLASSFSSALNASVLHIDGASKASQDSDEVKLDIDNQLKAAFEGGKPVAVIHRLEELPPGSTLIFYRYCDHESAAYKQVFLLFTVLLPQDEISSGCLKDVEEMVQDYVKERLVGSSSQTSFNEMDTDKYSGLWSRISHLILPVVSEEEVEEKGC, from the exons ATGGATTCCAAGGATTCTGAAAATAAGGTTTCTCGCCCCGTGAGACGATCGACAAGGCAGACGTCCGTTAAAG TACTGAGTATCGAGCCGACCCCCAGGGGTCCTCTGAAGAGGATCAAAAAGGGCGCAGAAAACCGAGCTCCTGTTGCAGCTGTTAATGGTTCCAGACATAAGGAGAATGGCTCGGAGGATGAAG AGGGCCCTAGCAAGAAGATCCGGCTGGACACCGAGAGGGCAGAAGGCGGCAGTGGTGATGAGAATGAGATGGATGTCCAGGAGTCAGCTGAAGATATGGAGAGCGATCAAAACCAGGAAATGGATATGGAGAGGCAGGATTCCTCTCATGGCAGTCATCCACCCAAAATATGCCGAG ACGCCATTGGAGATGTGAATTTATTCCCTCGTGTAGTGCTCCATGAACGCTGCCGATCCAGTCACGGTGTAAATGAAGATGCAGAATGGATTAAAACCAATAGAG taaaaccATCAACCAAAGGACCTGCAGCCCCCACCAAGTCTGCCATGCAAAGCAGACCACCACCAAACAGACATGATGTGCTGATCCCCAAGATCACCAGCATGGCTGAGTACAGGAAGACGATGGAGACCAAAGCCAAGGGCGCTG CCATACGCAGAGTTAACCACCTTATCCAAAAGGATCCAGCCTCAGAGAAATGCACAACAGAACGTTTGAATAACAttccaattaaaaaaagaacggTCCAGCACAAGAAACAAG gattCATGTGGTATTTATGGTCTTTGGTTCTCTTGGCGCTGCTCAGTTCCGCTGCATTGCTGGCATACAACAAAATCCCTGTGGTCCAAAGGGTCGCAGATCTTGGAAGGCATTTATCCAGGGCTGTGAAGCCGGAAATGTTTGCAAATCAATTGTCTATTCTTGAGGCTCAGTTCCCCAGTCAGCGGCCCGAGTTGTGGAAGAGGAGCAAGATACACCTGGAAAGGCACCTCAAAACAGCCCAGCCCACAGCGCCAGTGAGTCTGATCTTCACTGCTGGCCGCAGGGCTGAGAGGACGCTGCACTGCCTGGCTGAGGGACTGGCCTCCTCCTTCTCGTCTGCCCTCAATGCCTCCGTTCTCCACATCGATGGAGCGAGCAAAGCCAGCCAGGATAGCGATGAAGTGAAGCTGGACATTGATAACCAGCTGAAGGCAGCCTTTGAAGGTGGTAAACCTGTGGCAGTCATTCATCGCCTCGAGGAGCTGCCTCCAGGCTCTACCCTTATTTTTTATCGCTACTGTGACCACGAGAGCGCCGCATACAAGCAGGTCTTCTTGTTGTTTACTGTGCTACTGCCTCAAGATGAGATCAGCAGTGGTTGTCTGAAGGATGTGGAGGAGATGGTGCAAGACTATGTTAAGGAGAGGCTGGTGGGCTCCAGCAGCCAAACTTCCTTCAATGAAATGGACACTGACAAGTACAGTGGACTGTGGAGCCGCATCTCCCACCTGATCTTGCCTGTGGTGTctgaggaggaagtggaggagaaagGATGCTGA
- the LOC120791084 gene encoding torsin-1A-interacting protein 2-like isoform X2: MDSKVSESKVSRPLRRSTRQTSVKVLSIEPTPRGPLKRIKKGAENRAPVAAVNGSRHKENGSEDEEGPSKKIRLDTERAEGGSGDENEMDVQESAEDMESDQNQEMDMERQDSSHGSHPPKICRADAIGDVNLFPRVVLHERCRSSHGVNEDAEWIKTNRVKPSTKGPAAPTKSAMQSRPPPNRHDVLIPKITSMAEYRKTMETKAKGAAIRRVNHLIQKDPASEKCTTERLNNIPIKKRTVQHKKQGFMWYLWSLVLLALLSSAALLAYNKIPVVQRVADLGRHLSRAVKPEMFANQLSILEAQFPSQRPELWKRSKIHLERHLKTAQPTAPVSLIFTAGRRAERTLHCLAEGLASSFSSALNASVLHIDGASKASQDSDEVKLDIDNQLKAAFEGGKPVAVIHRLEELPPGSTLIFYRYCDHESAAYKQVFLLFTVLLPQDEISSGCLKDVEEMVQDYVKERLVGSSSQTSFNEMDTDKYSGLWSRISHLILPVVSEEEVEEKGC, from the exons ATGGATTCCAAGGTCTCTGAAAGTAAAGTGTCTCGTCCTCTGAGACGATCGACAAGGCAGACGTCCGTTAAAG TACTGAGTATCGAGCCGACCCCCAGGGGTCCTCTGAAGAGGATCAAAAAGGGCGCAGAAAACCGAGCTCCTGTTGCAGCTGTTAATGGTTCCAGACATAAGGAGAATGGCTCGGAGGATGAAG AGGGCCCTAGCAAGAAGATCCGGCTGGACACCGAGAGGGCAGAAGGCGGCAGTGGTGATGAGAATGAGATGGATGTCCAGGAGTCAGCTGAAGATATGGAGAGCGATCAAAACCAGGAAATGGATATGGAGAGGCAGGATTCCTCTCATGGCAGTCATCCACCCAAAATATGCCGAG CAGACGCCATTGGAGATGTGAATTTATTCCCTCGTGTAGTGCTCCATGAACGCTGCCGATCCAGTCACGGTGTAAATGAAGATGCAGAATGGATTAAAACCAATAGAG taaaaccATCAACCAAAGGACCTGCAGCCCCCACCAAGTCTGCCATGCAAAGCAGACCACCACCAAACAGACATGATGTGCTGATCCCCAAGATCACCAGCATGGCTGAGTACAGGAAGACGATGGAGACCAAAGCCAAGGGCGCTG CCATACGCAGAGTTAACCACCTTATCCAAAAGGATCCAGCCTCAGAGAAATGCACAACAGAACGTTTGAATAACAttccaattaaaaaaagaacggTCCAGCACAAGAAACAAG gattCATGTGGTATTTATGGTCTTTGGTTCTCTTGGCGCTGCTCAGTTCCGCTGCATTGCTGGCATACAACAAAATCCCTGTGGTCCAAAGGGTCGCAGATCTTGGAAGGCATTTATCCAGGGCTGTGAAGCCGGAAATGTTTGCAAATCAATTGTCTATTCTTGAGGCTCAGTTCCCCAGTCAGCGGCCCGAGTTGTGGAAGAGGAGCAAGATACACCTGGAAAGGCACCTCAAAACAGCCCAGCCCACAGCGCCAGTGAGTCTGATCTTCACTGCTGGCCGCAGGGCTGAGAGGACGCTGCACTGCCTGGCTGAGGGACTGGCCTCCTCCTTCTCGTCTGCCCTCAATGCCTCCGTTCTCCACATCGATGGAGCGAGCAAAGCCAGCCAGGATAGCGATGAAGTGAAGCTGGACATTGATAACCAGCTGAAGGCAGCCTTTGAAGGTGGTAAACCTGTGGCAGTCATTCATCGCCTCGAGGAGCTGCCTCCAGGCTCTACCCTTATTTTTTATCGCTACTGTGACCACGAGAGCGCCGCATACAAGCAGGTCTTCTTGTTGTTTACTGTGCTACTGCCTCAAGATGAGATCAGCAGTGGTTGTCTGAAGGATGTGGAGGAGATGGTGCAAGACTATGTTAAGGAGAGGCTGGTGGGCTCCAGCAGCCAAACTTCCTTCAATGAAATGGACACTGACAAGTACAGTGGACTGTGGAGCCGCATCTCCCACCTGATCTTGCCTGTGGTGTctgaggaggaagtggaggagaaagGATGCTGA
- the LOC120791084 gene encoding torsin-1A-interacting protein 2-like isoform X4, whose amino-acid sequence MDSKVSESKVSRPLRRSTRQTSVKVLSIEPTPRGPLKRIKKGAENRAPVAAVNGSRHKENGSEDEEGPSKKIRLDTERAEGGSGDENEMDVQESAEDMESDQNQEMDMERQDSSHGSHPPKICRDAIGDVNLFPRVVLHERCRSSHGVNEDAEWIKTNRVKPSTKGPAAPTKSAMQSRPPPNRHDVLIPKITSMAEYRKTMETKAKGAAIRRVNHLIQKDPASEKCTTERLNNIPIKKRTVQHKKQGFMWYLWSLVLLALLSSAALLAYNKIPVVQRVADLGRHLSRAVKPEMFANQLSILEAQFPSQRPELWKRSKIHLERHLKTAQPTAPVSLIFTAGRRAERTLHCLAEGLASSFSSALNASVLHIDGASKASQDSDEVKLDIDNQLKAAFEGGKPVAVIHRLEELPPGSTLIFYRYCDHESAAYKQVFLLFTVLLPQDEISSGCLKDVEEMVQDYVKERLVGSSSQTSFNEMDTDKYSGLWSRISHLILPVVSEEEVEEKGC is encoded by the exons ATGGATTCCAAGGTCTCTGAAAGTAAAGTGTCTCGTCCTCTGAGACGATCGACAAGGCAGACGTCCGTTAAAG TACTGAGTATCGAGCCGACCCCCAGGGGTCCTCTGAAGAGGATCAAAAAGGGCGCAGAAAACCGAGCTCCTGTTGCAGCTGTTAATGGTTCCAGACATAAGGAGAATGGCTCGGAGGATGAAG AGGGCCCTAGCAAGAAGATCCGGCTGGACACCGAGAGGGCAGAAGGCGGCAGTGGTGATGAGAATGAGATGGATGTCCAGGAGTCAGCTGAAGATATGGAGAGCGATCAAAACCAGGAAATGGATATGGAGAGGCAGGATTCCTCTCATGGCAGTCATCCACCCAAAATATGCCGAG ACGCCATTGGAGATGTGAATTTATTCCCTCGTGTAGTGCTCCATGAACGCTGCCGATCCAGTCACGGTGTAAATGAAGATGCAGAATGGATTAAAACCAATAGAG taaaaccATCAACCAAAGGACCTGCAGCCCCCACCAAGTCTGCCATGCAAAGCAGACCACCACCAAACAGACATGATGTGCTGATCCCCAAGATCACCAGCATGGCTGAGTACAGGAAGACGATGGAGACCAAAGCCAAGGGCGCTG CCATACGCAGAGTTAACCACCTTATCCAAAAGGATCCAGCCTCAGAGAAATGCACAACAGAACGTTTGAATAACAttccaattaaaaaaagaacggTCCAGCACAAGAAACAAG gattCATGTGGTATTTATGGTCTTTGGTTCTCTTGGCGCTGCTCAGTTCCGCTGCATTGCTGGCATACAACAAAATCCCTGTGGTCCAAAGGGTCGCAGATCTTGGAAGGCATTTATCCAGGGCTGTGAAGCCGGAAATGTTTGCAAATCAATTGTCTATTCTTGAGGCTCAGTTCCCCAGTCAGCGGCCCGAGTTGTGGAAGAGGAGCAAGATACACCTGGAAAGGCACCTCAAAACAGCCCAGCCCACAGCGCCAGTGAGTCTGATCTTCACTGCTGGCCGCAGGGCTGAGAGGACGCTGCACTGCCTGGCTGAGGGACTGGCCTCCTCCTTCTCGTCTGCCCTCAATGCCTCCGTTCTCCACATCGATGGAGCGAGCAAAGCCAGCCAGGATAGCGATGAAGTGAAGCTGGACATTGATAACCAGCTGAAGGCAGCCTTTGAAGGTGGTAAACCTGTGGCAGTCATTCATCGCCTCGAGGAGCTGCCTCCAGGCTCTACCCTTATTTTTTATCGCTACTGTGACCACGAGAGCGCCGCATACAAGCAGGTCTTCTTGTTGTTTACTGTGCTACTGCCTCAAGATGAGATCAGCAGTGGTTGTCTGAAGGATGTGGAGGAGATGGTGCAAGACTATGTTAAGGAGAGGCTGGTGGGCTCCAGCAGCCAAACTTCCTTCAATGAAATGGACACTGACAAGTACAGTGGACTGTGGAGCCGCATCTCCCACCTGATCTTGCCTGTGGTGTctgaggaggaagtggaggagaaagGATGCTGA
- the xcr1a.1 gene encoding chemokine (C motif) receptor 1a, duplicate 1 has protein sequence MNDSLNDSQYVIDYDDEVCEKGELVKFGSIAVPVFFSVVIILSLTGNILVLVILGLYENLKSLTNIFILNLAISDLVFTTGLPFWAIYHIWGWLFSEILCKIVTFVFFTGFYSSILFLTIMTIYRYLAVVHPLSDLSTQKLSSCVFLSFLMWIISIGAALPSLLYSSIVLIPHIDGHSLGCEYKATLWKSIAISQQNIFFLVAFVVMGYCYIRILGRITRTRSHTKNRAVKLVFCIVAVFFIGWVPYNVVIFLRTLAENLVEPFDDCKASIQLDYVFYVCRLIAFSHCCLNPVFYAFVGVKFRNHLKSLLHRIFSRQSPVVEQQVRMQNLISHGSMY, from the coding sequence ATGAATGACTCTTTGAACGACAGCCAATATGTCATTGACTATGACGATGAAGTTTGTGAAAAAGGGGAGCTGGTCAAATTCGGATCCATTGCCgttcctgttttcttctctgttgtgATCATACTGAGCCTCACAGGAAACATTCTTGTCCTTGTAATCCTGGGTCTGTACGAAAATCTTAAGTCTCTCACCAACATTTTCATCCTCAACCTGGCCATCTCTGACCTCGTCTTCACCACGGGTCTCCCCTTCTGGGCAATTTACCACATCTGGGGATGGTTGTTTTCAGAGATTCTCTGCAAAATTGTGACTTTTGTCTTCTTCACCGGGTTTTACAGTAGCATCCTCTTCCTGACCATCATGACCATCTACAGGTATCTAGCCGTGGTCCACCCTCTCTCTGATCTGAGCACACAAAAACTCAGCAGCTGCGTTTTTCTGTCGTTCCTAATGTGGATAATCAGCATTGGAGCAGCCCTGCCCTCCCTGCTCTACAGCTCTATCGTCTTGATCCCGCACATTGACGGACACTCCCTTGGCTGTGAATACAAAGCCACTCTGTGGAAAAGCATTGCTATCTCCCAACAGAATATTTTCTTCTTGGTTGCTTTTGTGGTGATGGGTTACTGCTACATCCGAATACTGGGAAGAATCACAAGAACAAGATCCCACACAAAGAACAGAGCCGTTAAGTTAGTCTTCTGTATCGTGGCTGTGTTCTTCATCGGCTGGGTGCCATACAATGTGGTCATCTTTCTGAGGACGTTGGCTGAAAATTTGGTTGAACCATTCGATGACTGTAAAGCAAGCATCCAGCTTGATTATGTGTTCTATGTGTGCAGGCTCATTGCTTTCTCCCACTGCTGCCTGAACCCTGTCTTTTATGCATTTGTTGGTGTGAAGTTTAGGAATCATTTGAAGTCACTGCTGCATCGGATCTTCAGTCGGCAAAGTCCAGTTGTGGAACAGCAGGTTAGAATGCAAAACCTCATCTCACACGGATCAATGTACTAG